From the Methanocella sp. genome, the window GAAGGTCATCGGCGACGAAAAGCCCATCACCGTCCGGCCCGCGGACCTCCTGAAGCCCGAGATGCCGGAAGTCATCGCTGCCGTCGACGGCCTCGGCCTCGAGAAGGTCGCCGAGGAGGACTACGTCACGTACGCCCTGTACCCGCAGGTCGCCGAAAAGTTCCTGAGGGGCGAGATCACGGCCGAGGCGCTGGAGCCAAAAGCGGCCCCGGCGAAGAAGTCAAAGCTCGGGCCCAACGCCAGGCGCTTTTTAATAGAGATGGACGGCCAGGTCAAGGAGATCCGGATCGATGCGCTGGACGCGCCCATGCCGCCCATCGGAGCAGTGGCCACCCAGCAGGTCGCCGAAGCCGTGGAGGAGACCTCCGCCAACGGCGCCGTGACGAGCCCCATGCAGGGCACTATACTGAAAGTCAACGTCAAGGTGGGCGACAGCGTGAAGAAGGGCGACGTGATCGCCGTCCTGGAGGCCATGAAGATGGAAAACGACATCGTGGCCCACAGCTCGGGCGTCGTAAAGGCCGTATACGCACAGAAGGGCAAGAACGTAGAGGCGAACTCAGTGCTCGCCGTCATCGAGTGAAAAAATGTTCAACAAGGTACTGATCGCAAACCGGGGCGAGATCGCGCTCCGGGTCGAAAGGGCGTGCAAGGAGCTGGGCATAGCCACCGTGGCCGTCTACTCCGAGGCGGACGCGAAGTCCCTGCACGTCAAGTACGCCGACGAGGCCTACAGCATCGGCCCCCCGCCGGCAAAGAGCAGCTACCTCAGCGTGGATGCCCTCTTAGAGGTCGCCCAGGACTCGGGCTGCGACGCCGTGCACCCGGGCTATGGCTTTTTATCCGAAAACGCCCCGTTCGCCGAGGCAGTGCGAAAGGCGGGCGTCTCGTTCATCGGGCCTTCGCCCTCGGTCATTAAAAAACTTGGCGACAAGACCGTGGCCCGGAGCACCATGAAGAAGGCGGGCCTGCCGCTCATACCCGGCTCCCCGGGCACCGTGAGGAGCGCCGACGAGGCCATAGAGCTGGCCAACCGCTTCGGCTATCCCTGTATTATCAAGGCCGCGGGCGGGGGCGGCGGCCGAGGCATGCGCCTGGTGTTCTCGGACGCCGAAGTCCCGGACGCGCTTGAGAGCGCGAAGCGCGAGGCCGAAGCGTTCTTCAACAACGGGGACGTCTACATCGAGAAATACCTGGAGGACCCGCGCCATATCGAGTTCCAGATCTTAGCCGATAAGAGCGGCAATGTCATCCACCTGGGGGAGAGGGACTGCTCCATACAAAGAAGACACCAGAAGCTCCTCGAAGAGGCCCCGTCGCCCAGGATGACGCCCGTGCTGCGGGAGACCATGGGCAACGCCGCCGTCCAGGGCGCCAAGGCAGTCAAGTACGAGAACGCCGGCACCTTCGAATTCTTACTGGACAAGTACGGTAATTTTTATTTCATGGAGGTCAACACCCGCATCCAGGTCGAGCACCCCGTGACGGAACTGATCACGGGCATGGACCTGGTCAAGGAGCAGCTGCGCATCGCCGCGGGCGACGAGCTCCCATACAGGCAGAGCGACATAAAGATAAACGGCCACGCCATCGAGTGCAGGATCAACGCGGAGGACCCGCAGGAGAACTTCTTCCCATCGCCCGGGAAGATCACCACGTACATGGCCCCAGGCGGCCCGGGCGTGCGCATCGACGGCTGCTCCTATGCGGGCTACGAGATACCGCCCTACTATGACAGCATGATCGCCAAGCTCATCGTGTGGGATTCGACGCGGATGGGCGCCATCAACCGCATGCGGCGGGCGCTGGACGAGTACGTGGTCGAGGGCGTCAAGACCACCATTCCCTTCCACAAGATGATACTGTTCAACGCCTATTTCCGCAAGGGCGACTACAGTACCAGTTTCATATCGAAGAACATCCTGAACGAGGACAAGCTCATCCCCAAAGAAATCAAAAAGGGCCTCAAGACGAAGGTGCTGGGCCACCGGATCCAGTACTTCGAGGAGGTCGCCTCCACCAACCGCATAGCGAAAGAAATGGCGGCGGCCGGCGCCGAGGAGGGCACCATGGTGCTCGCCGAGACCCAGAGCGGCGGCGTCAAGGGGCGCATCGGCCGGGAGTGGATATCCCCGTTCGGCGGCGTATGCTTCTCATTAATACTCCGGCCCCGGGCACAGCCCCGGCACGCGACCAAAATAACGTTAGCGGCCGCGTCGGCCGTGTGCAAGACGATCCGGGGCCTCTACGGCCTGGACGCTAAGATCAACTGGCCTAACGACATTTTAATCGACGGCCGCAAGGTCTGCGGCATCCTCACGGACATGGCCATGGACGTGAACAGCATAAAATACATCGTGCTGGGCTTCGGCGTCAACGTGAACGTCGAGAGACTCTCCTTCCCCCAGAAAATACAGAAGACCGCAACCTCCATCAAGGAGGAGCTGGGCAGGACAGTGTCCCGCAGGGACTTCATCGACGCGTTACTCGTCGAGTTCGAGCGCCAGTACCAGAACTTCAACGACGGCCAGTACGGCGTCATCCTGGACGAGTACAAGCAGCTCGCCTACCCGCTGGGCGGCCACATAATAGTCAAGGACCAGGACAGGCTCTACGAGGGCCAGTCCGTGGACATCAGCGAGGACGGCGCCCTGGTCATGAAGACCAAGGAGGGCACTGTCATGACGTTCGTCACCGGCGACGTGCACGCCCACCCCGATGAAGTGCTTAAAAAGGACGAGGTCCGGCACGAGGCATGATTTTTCAGGTGATCTGCTTCAAAAAGCCCAGCCAGTACTTCGCCTCTTCGAGATGACGCTGGCTCGCCCGGGTCTTTACGGTACAGACGTCCTTACGTCCCACCAGGGACTTAAGGCTCAATATCGCCCGCAGCAGGCCCCGGGCCTCCTTGAAGATCACGTTCGCCTCGGCGACGGTGAGCTGGCTGCTATGCAGGATCTCCTCGTCGACGTGCTCGTGCGCCTGCAGCCTGTATATCAGCTTGCGGACGTACTCCTTCTCCTCGTCGGTCAGGCAGTCCTTGGCCAGCAGGTCCCAGACGATTTCGTGCAGCGGGACCACTTTTCCGCCCAGCTCGAACTCGAACGGGGTGAGCACGCCCACCCAGACGAGCATGCGGTGCAGCTTGAGCTCCAGGCGGCGACGCTCTTCGGGCGTGATGGGGCGCTGCGCCTCCTTACCGTACTCTCGCACCGCCGCCTTGAGGTCCCTCAAGACCCCTTTCGGCGTGGTGCCGTCTATGACGCTGCGGGATTCCTGCGTGAGCGCGGCGGGCATGATAGAGCACACTCCACTGCTACAATAAAAAAATGAATTGGAAAATTAAAACGAATAATGAGTTTACTTGAGCTTTTTCTGGAGCTTCTGGAGCTTCTTCTTCGCGGACGCGCTGCCCGAAGCAGCCTGTTTCGCCAGTTCCTCAGCCTTCGCCTTCTTCACCTTGTTCAGCTTTTCCATCTGTTTCTTGCTTGTCGGCATTATACATTCACCTGTTCTGTGCCTTATCCTTCATTTGTAACTGTAAATATGCGCCAAGTATTATGTATATTCCGGTGACCACGATGGTCAGCAGGGGGTCGAACACCGGCACGGGGACGCCGAAGGCCGTCTGCATGATGGAGTCGAAGACCGCAGTCAGGTTAAATGTCCCGTGGAGCAGGATGGCGATGGGCAGGCCCATGGAGAACCCCGCGACGGCGAAGCCCGTGGACTTGGTCCGGCTCTTGAAATAGCCGATGGCGACGCCCGTGGCCGCTGTAAAGCAGCCGTGGGCCAGGGAGCACAGGAACGAGCGGTACAGGATATTATACGCCCACGCCACCAGGCCTCCCACGACCACCGGGCTGGCGTTCGTGGCGAAGTACAGCCAGTTCTCGATGAACGCGAAGCCCATGCCGATTGAGAAGCCGAAGATGATGCCGTCGAACACGTTGTCGAAGTCATGGTGGCCAGACAGTATCAATAAACCGGTCCCCTTAGCCGTCTCCTCCACGACCGGGGCCACGAGCACGGCGACGACGAGATCGGCGGCCCCGGCGCTAAGGACGAGGCCCGCTATCAGCGATATTGTCGTGTTGATGAAGAAGGCGAAGAAGGTGGCCATCACGCCCCACATGAAGAGGCCCACGATGAACCGTAAAGGCTCGCGCTCGTAGTAGTCCGCCAGCCAGCCGATGATCAGGAAGATCACGGGCATGAATATGGCCGCCACGCCGCCCACGATGAACACCAGCCAGCCGATGTCGGGGCGGATGTCGTGAAGCGAGAACCATAATATGAGGAGCACCAGCAGAGCGCCCAGCGCCATCTCGATGACCCAGAAGAAGGGGTTGATGATGATATCCGCGATCCGCTCGGCCACGGGACGCATCTTCGTGATGGGGAAGAACAGCGTGCGCAGATTGTACTCTTTGTCCGGGCCGTGCCTCTCGCGCTGCGCGATGGACATGGCGCCGGTGACCAAGACGATCAATATTACGATAAGCACGGCCGCCGAGATGACGCCGAAGAACGACAGCGAGGACTTGAGCGCGTCCTCGTACATCGACCAGTCCTCCGTGACCGAGAATACGTTGCCCAGATAGCCCGAGTAGGTCCTGCCCACGACGCCAAACTGGTCGACTTCCTGGCTCTTGCCGCTGTAGGTAAAGTTGACAGGATAGTCGAAGGTGCCAGACTTCCCCGCGGCAAGGCTTCCGAGCTTCTCGACCATGTTCCACTGCTCGTCCTGGTAGACCTCGAGGTAGACGTCCATCGGGGAGCTCGTCGGGTTCGCCACCATGATAGACAGCGTCTCGTTGGCGGGGGTCTGATTAAAAGTGAAGCTGGACTGCCCGACCGAGACGTTAAGGCCCCGATCCTGGAAGACCGTGGACGGTACGTCCCCGGCCGTCTGGGCGAGTGCCGGAGGTACACAGAGTAAGAGTAAAATAGCGAGTAAAACCGCAGTCTTTCCTTTCATGTCCCGACGAAATCCCATAGGCACTATTAGCTTAAAACCCTTATGCAAGCAGGCCGCTTTTCATGGTAAATATAAATAGTATGAGCTTTACCTTTTTCCTGTTGATATCATGAAAAAGGCCATCATCGAAACGGATAAGGGCAACATCGAGATCGTCCTCTTCGACAAGGATGCCCCGAACACTGTGAAGAACTTCGAGAAGCTGGCGAACTCCGGGTTCTATAACGGGCTCAAGTTCCACCGCGTCATTCCCGGCTTCGTCGTCCAGGGCGGCGACCCTAAGGGGGACGGCACCGGCGGGCCCGGCTACACGATCAAGTGCGAGTGCTACCAGCCGAACGCCCATAAGCACACGAAGGGCGCCCTCTCGATGGCCCACGCGGGCCGGGACACCGGCGGCAGCCAGTTCTTCATCACCCACGCGCCCCAGCCCCACCTGGACGGCAAGCACACCGTCTTCGGCCAGGTCGAGAAGGGCATGGACGTCGTCCTTAAGATAAAGCAGGGCGATAAGATGAAGAGCGTTAAAGTGTTCGAGTCGCCATAAAAAAATTTAGCTTTTTATCCTTTTTGTCTATATTTTTTATACTCTAGTAAAAAGGCTTATTTTATTATAAGCGAATATACGGTTTATGAAGATCGAGCGCGAAGCGTACGAGACCGCCACGGCCGCTGGCAGGGAATCCGAAGTGCCTTTACTGCTCATCGGCGATAAGGGCGTCATCACCGACGTCATGGTCATCCCGTGCATGAGCTCCGCCGACTATTCAATGACCCGCCTAAAATACATCACGCCCATGGGAGTTCACCGCTACGGCAAGGTCATCACGAAGAACGATAAGAGCCTGGGCCCCGGCCTGAACCTGATCGAGGAGGACGGCCGGTGGAAGTTCATAGACATGGATAAGAACGAAGTGCAGGTCGAGATTATCGAGGGGCCGCCCAGGAAAGAGGAGAACGTCGAAGAGCCGCTTCCCTGATATTTAACGTATTGCATTAAAATTATGTGATCGTCAAGGCCCTCTAAGATGGTTAAGGTTCTCGAATTCTCACGTCGATGCGTTGATCTTCCTTTCGGCCAGCTCGACAACGATTTTGGCAAGGCGCATCGCCTCCTCGGCTTCTTCGGGGTCGTCAAAAAACCTCGAAGGGACGTCCCCGGGGAGCCCGTTAGGGTATCGCGTAATAAAATAATACTTATCCAGCTTTTTAGCATTCTTTACTTT encodes:
- a CDS encoding PrsW family intramembrane metalloprotease, with amino-acid sequence MGFRRDMKGKTAVLLAILLLLCVPPALAQTAGDVPSTVFQDRGLNVSVGQSSFTFNQTPANETLSIMVANPTSSPMDVYLEVYQDEQWNMVEKLGSLAAGKSGTFDYPVNFTYSGKSQEVDQFGVVGRTYSGYLGNVFSVTEDWSMYEDALKSSLSFFGVISAAVLIVILIVLVTGAMSIAQRERHGPDKEYNLRTLFFPITKMRPVAERIADIIINPFFWVIEMALGALLVLLILWFSLHDIRPDIGWLVFIVGGVAAIFMPVIFLIIGWLADYYEREPLRFIVGLFMWGVMATFFAFFINTTISLIAGLVLSAGAADLVVAVLVAPVVEETAKGTGLLILSGHHDFDNVFDGIIFGFSIGMGFAFIENWLYFATNASPVVVGGLVAWAYNILYRSFLCSLAHGCFTAATGVAIGYFKSRTKSTGFAVAGFSMGLPIAILLHGTFNLTAVFDSIMQTAFGVPVPVFDPLLTIVVTGIYIILGAYLQLQMKDKAQNR
- a CDS encoding peptidylprolyl isomerase is translated as MKKAIIETDKGNIEIVLFDKDAPNTVKNFEKLANSGFYNGLKFHRVIPGFVVQGGDPKGDGTGGPGYTIKCECYQPNAHKHTKGALSMAHAGRDTGGSQFFITHAPQPHLDGKHTVFGQVEKGMDVVLKIKQGDKMKSVKVFESP
- the accC gene encoding acetyl-CoA carboxylase biotin carboxylase subunit; translated protein: MFNKVLIANRGEIALRVERACKELGIATVAVYSEADAKSLHVKYADEAYSIGPPPAKSSYLSVDALLEVAQDSGCDAVHPGYGFLSENAPFAEAVRKAGVSFIGPSPSVIKKLGDKTVARSTMKKAGLPLIPGSPGTVRSADEAIELANRFGYPCIIKAAGGGGGRGMRLVFSDAEVPDALESAKREAEAFFNNGDVYIEKYLEDPRHIEFQILADKSGNVIHLGERDCSIQRRHQKLLEEAPSPRMTPVLRETMGNAAVQGAKAVKYENAGTFEFLLDKYGNFYFMEVNTRIQVEHPVTELITGMDLVKEQLRIAAGDELPYRQSDIKINGHAIECRINAEDPQENFFPSPGKITTYMAPGGPGVRIDGCSYAGYEIPPYYDSMIAKLIVWDSTRMGAINRMRRALDEYVVEGVKTTIPFHKMILFNAYFRKGDYSTSFISKNILNEDKLIPKEIKKGLKTKVLGHRIQYFEEVASTNRIAKEMAAAGAEEGTMVLAETQSGGVKGRIGREWISPFGGVCFSLILRPRAQPRHATKITLAAASAVCKTIRGLYGLDAKINWPNDILIDGRKVCGILTDMAMDVNSIKYIVLGFGVNVNVERLSFPQKIQKTATSIKEELGRTVSRRDFIDALLVEFERQYQNFNDGQYGVILDEYKQLAYPLGGHIIVKDQDRLYEGQSVDISEDGALVMKTKEGTVMTFVTGDVHAHPDEVLKKDEVRHEA
- a CDS encoding DUF5788 family protein, translated to MPAALTQESRSVIDGTTPKGVLRDLKAAVREYGKEAQRPITPEERRRLELKLHRMLVWVGVLTPFEFELGGKVVPLHEIVWDLLAKDCLTDEEKEYVRKLIYRLQAHEHVDEEILHSSQLTVAEANVIFKEARGLLRAILSLKSLVGRKDVCTVKTRASQRHLEEAKYWLGFLKQIT